The genomic interval aaaaagtggaaaattcTGTAGCCAGTAACCTAGTACTAGAACATTTTATGGGGAAACAGTTGAAGTGCAGTATCTGAAATGaaattgtcagcaagtctggCTTCAAGTCCAGGATTTTGCATTTGAAGGGTAGCTGTTTATGAAAGATTTGAATACATATCTTGTATAATTGTCTTTACATTAAAAGGTGGCTTTTGCTGCTCTTCCATTGAAACATATATCAGAGTTATTcaaaagttttaaagtaaataaaataattattcagatCATGTTCTGATTTCAGATTTATACATCATTCCATCATGCTGCTGGATCTATATTAAGAACAGAAGGGGTTAGAGGGTTTTACAAGGGTCTCACACCTGCTGTTATAGGTATCGCACCACAAATGGGACTTCAGTTTGGATTCTATGCTTTGTTACAGAATATATGGAATACAGCCTTTAGTCTTCCACAAGGACATTATCCAGGTgtgatatttgatacattttgacATAAACATTTCAACTTTTTTGTTCCAATTTTACACTTTAGCTGGTATTTTTGCATAGACAATGTGAGAAACTTCCTATGGGtagttacattttatttacttatttgggtttaatgtcgcaccgactttccagctttgatggtggaggaagaccccaggtgcccctccgcgcattatttcatcacgagggggcacctgggtagaaccaccgaccttccgtaagccagctggatggcttcctcacatgaagaattcaatgccccgggtgaggctcgaacccacatcgatgaggtgcaagtgatttgaagtcagcgactttaaccactcggccatggaggcccctggTAGTTACAACTATGAATAGAATGATGAAAAGGATGGTAatacattaacccttaccttgctaaatttctataatgaactcatccatctttcaatttggacagtaccattaactgttaaaaggggtactaaccaaaaaatactgactgaattggagaacagtgcagaccatgatcagactgcatggatgtgcaggctaatcatgatctacactggccgcaaaggcagaatcatttgtgtCCAGCGTAATAAATGTTAATGACTGAAGTTCAAGATACTGTGTCAGATTATTTTTTAATCCGCAAAAATGTCCACGTTTTGAAAACTGCGAAATATAGTACCCgcaaacatttctaggtttacagtatttttcttactcattttaaaaCGACATAAGTTTCCGATTTTATATGTTCATGTAAACATGGACACACATGCATTGAACAGGAAACTTTCCTTTTATTAAGTCTTTTTCATACCGGGtcagtttttttctgttattgtaaACCCTTTTCAACTTCAGACACCATTGAAAGCTTCATCTGTGGTTCTGGCTCAGGATTTTTCAGCAAGTTATTGATTTATCCATTAGACCTGATGAAGAAACGCCTGCAGATACAAGGTTTTGAAGAGGCTAGACATCCTTTTGGAAAGGTCAGCAAGTACACTGGACTTGGCCACTGCTTTATAAGTTTAGTGAAAGAGGAAGGTGTTCTTGGACTTTATAAAGGATTGAGTCCCAGTCTACTGAAAGCGGTTTTTGTTTCAGGCACTATATTTTGTGTATATGATCAGATATGTTTACTATTATCATTGAGGCATAGTTGATAGGTTGTTTCTTCTAACAGactacataattttaaaaaattgctaAAAGAGAATCTGATAATTactgagtgaaaatatcaaaaataattttgctgGTACTGAACTATACTTGAACacagaagaaaatgaaatataagaaatcagaaatcaaaatacattcaggaaaagatgttaaaattattccTTCAAGAACAGAAACATAAGTGGTGTAAAGAAAGTTTGTTCTAGCTAAATTATTTTACTGAGATATAAAAGACAACAAGAAATGTCCATACTGTTCAGTGAAAGATTACTTAGTGATCAtaaatttaatttagttttaagaaaagtataaaatgcgaatataataaaaagataattgGAGTTACAATGAGAAATATGCACAATGTTCTTCCATGAAGAAATATTGCTGTCCGTTCGTCATGAATGATATCTCCACTACAACTTTTCTTGACACAGACCTAATGATCTATGAATATATGTGTCCTAGAACTCTTTGAGTACCTTCTGTTGCAGTAATAGAAAAGTAGTCATATTCAAATGTTGtgtgaaaataatttattgaGAGTTGTTGAGGTAAATTGCATTgttaactttttattttgatagatTCTGAAAGTAGACAAttttaattttccctttaaatttatgttttatttagtaTTAAGTTTAGTTTTTTCAACTGATTGCAATAAAGTACTGTATTATCAtgatttttaagatacatgtactTAATTTACCAGATTGTAAGATCTATTGGCTTTGAAAAACACAAACGTTTCACCAAATGTAACATATTACATACTTATTGAATGATATACTGGGCAATATTAAAACTATTTCCTCAAAGTAGTGGAAGGATTGGTTGACATCCATAGATGTCTGAAggcaaatgcttttttttttacctgaGAAAGCCTTTCAGTAAGTGATTTGCTACATGAAGCACgaaatttaaatgatatttcttgATGCCTTACcgcataggcgtaggagcagggggggccagcgggggccaggcccccgcaaagctaggagaggggggccccaactatagtttggcccccccaatattttggaaaagagatataacttgcagtccaatataacatttacttagcatcatataatccTTTTCAACCTGACTTCTGATTTGCatttcccttgtattctgacgtgtctctttccgtagtgtgagtactgaaatctgtacgcgccaccccaaggattgtttgattacattttataaaaataatatatcattgagcgcaagcACTACAGTTCCAGTTAGAGCGTCTGCAAAATCTGTGTATAACTATTAAGCCtttttacgcatgtaaacgttatgtttttttttgtttttttttcattgtccattcaagtgaaatgatatttccacaactttatatcacagttagacaaatgcagtgcttattgattgtatgtccagggcttcaacagaatgtaaagaaaatgacacacttaattagaacaatacataatatgactgattaagacagttcagtgcctaggcgtatgtgtatcatcagaataactcagtgattgctaaaacatagaggcttgagggggcctatggcccatttggcccctgtacaaggctttgaggctttgtcatAAATAATGCATCGGTAATACCTTGCAGCACCCCCCACCCCCGGTTCGAAAAGATTTggcccccccaaagttaaactcgctcctacgcccatgccTTACCGGTATACATATAATCTAAAAAAGCCCACCTTATCTAACACAAGGTGATTGACTAGCTCTTTTACTGTAGACATAGCATATCAAAAACTGCTTACCTGTGATTTATATTTATAAGCagccagtttttaaaaaatctttattcaTTGTTGGCCGAGTTTTGTATGTTTCATGTTTACTTCTGTCAAGGAATAAAATCCAGCTGAGCAAGTAAAATTCATGTTTATTTCTATCTTcgaattttaatttcaaaaa from Mercenaria mercenaria strain notata chromosome 2, MADL_Memer_1, whole genome shotgun sequence carries:
- the LOC123563410 gene encoding mitochondrial thiamine pyrophosphate carrier-like, which gives rise to MVGYNPELKLTERDYVIAGGISNGVARAVTQPFDVLKIRFQLQIEPLSKQSSSSKYHGLYQAFRCIVKEESYRALWKGHVPAQLLSVGYGVVQFSAFEYTTKIAWNILPEKYAKEYRPLTHMVCGGISACISTMTVQPVDVLRTRFVAQGEPKIYTSFHHAAGSILRTEGVRGFYKGLTPAVIGIAPQMGLQFGFYALLQNIWNTAFSLPQGHYPDTIESFICGSGSGFFSKLLIYPLDLMKKRLQIQGFEEARHPFGKVSKYTGLGHCFISLVKEEGVLGLYKGLSPSLLKAVFVSGTIFCVYDQICLLLSLRHS